One segment of Glandiceps talaboti chromosome 21, keGlaTala1.1, whole genome shotgun sequence DNA contains the following:
- the LOC144451263 gene encoding uncharacterized protein LOC144451263 has translation MVFQLVAVLCFCSVLVTGESTEEDKDLTSFQDDFMVLLEKYEDILPEIENTLREQLEYEESDDSVDFAEQIATDEVDGDEIVGDDVDEGVIVGDDVDEGVIVYDDVDDDVGAYEDNAEFSIQIRSLDGGDCGDKALPSSLSEKEAYKELDFSTKGNSMNDLYRIEKVKIAKVSAIQLKSRKDAYKRYPKNFMKGEGVAFFHALYSYRLTKVYGPLIAKQFGDAHQRSYARAVSSRLMDLFNNEVGRCLGSIKSNHDASDVDVVSTALKAGKLQTKPDASYSGKPMKPYKPWVPPKPNN, from the exons ATGGTCTTTCAACTTGTAGCTGTTCTGTGTTTCTGCAGCGTGCTGGTCACTGGAGAGTCTACAGAAGAAGATAAAGATCTAACTTCATTCCAAGACGACTTCATGGTACTCTTGGAGAAGTATGAAGACATTCTTCCAGAAATAGAAAATACACTAAGAGAACAG CTTGAGTACGAGGAATCAGATGATAGCGTGGATTTTGCAGAGCAAATTGCTACTGATGAAGTAGATGGTGATGAAATCGTTGGTGATGACGTTGATGAAGGTGTAATCGTTGGTGATGACGTTGATGAAGGTGTAATCGTTTATGATGACGTAGATGATGACGTAGGTGCTTACGAAGATAACGCCGAGTTCAGTATACAAATCAGATCACTTGATGGAGGAGACTGTG GAGACAAAGCATTGCCTTCAAGTTTATCCGAAAAAGAGGCTTACAAGGAACTCGACTTCTCTACGAAGGGTAATAGTATGAATGACTTGTATCGGATTGAAAAAGTAAAGATTGCCAAAGTCTCAGCTATTCAACTGAAAAGCAGAAAAGATGCGTATAAGCGCTACCCAAAAA ATTTCATGAAGGGAGAAGGGGTTGCCTTCTTTCACGCACTGTACTCGTATCGTTTGACTAAAGTATATGGGCCTTTGATCGCCAAACAGTTCGGAGATGCACATCAGAGATCCTACGCACGCGCAGTGAGTTCGAGACTGATGGATTTATTTAACAATGAAGTCGGTCGATGCCTTGGTTCTATTAAGTCAAATCACGATGCCAGCGATGTAGACGTCGTCTCGACAGCGTTGAAGGCAGGAAAACTGCAAACCAAGCCAGATGCATCATATTCAGGCAAACCAATGAAACCATACAAGCCGTGGGTCCCACCAAAACCTAATAATTGA
- the LOC144451264 gene encoding cornifelin homolog: protein MASKETAPPAFVEMPPQTSNQHHVVVVQRVQQPSRNWSTGLCGCFNNCGLCLLGYFCPCILAGQNASSVGDSCLLHGICFFFCWPWVHVFLGGSTRGQIRANNNIVGSAAEDYVLHWCCTCCALIQEAAEIKAVAAQSQGNNITRT, encoded by the coding sequence ATGGCGTCTAAAGAAACTGCACCTCCTGCATTTGTAGAGATGCCCCCTCAGACTAGTAATCAGCACCATGTAGTCGTTGTCCAGAGAGTACAACAGCCTTCCCGAAACTGGTCGACCGGACTCTGCGGTTGCTTCAACAACTGTGGACTGTGTCTGTTGGGGTACTTCTGTCCGTGCATCCTAGCTGGGCAAAATGCAAGCTCGGTTGGTGACAGTTGCTTGCTTCACGGCATATGTTTCTTCTTCTGTTGGCCGTGGGTTCATGTTTTCCTGGGCGGTAGTACCAGAGGACAAATACGCGCCAATAATAACATCGTGGGATCAGCGGCTGAGGACTACGTTCTTCATTGGTGTTGTACCTGCTGTGCTTTAATTCAGGAGGCGGCCGAAATTAAAGCCGTAGCAGCACAATCGCAAGGAAATAATATAACAAGAACTTAA
- the LOC144451265 gene encoding uncharacterized protein LOC144451265 codes for MEEKMQTYPPPPPGPQVVVVNPSQPKDWENGLFGCFKNCNICILTFFCPCIVAGQNAAAVGDSCLVHAVCFFFFAPFLHCLLGGGVRSTIRNRNNIPGSKMMDYCLHLFCVSCSLCQEAAELKSNVVQPGPAEVIVRS; via the coding sequence ATGGAAGAGAAAATGCAAACGTATCCACCACCGCCACCAGGCCCCCAGGTCGTGGTCGTGAACCCATCACAACCTAAAGACTGGGAAAACGGTCTCTTCGGATGTTTCAAGAACTGCAATATTTGCATTCTTACCTTCTTTTGTCCATGTATTGTCGCCGGGCAGAACGCTGCAGCTGTTGGGGATAGTTGTTTGGTACACGCCGTGTGTTTCTTCTTCTTTGCCCCGTTCCTTCACTGTCTGCTCGGTGGTGGTGTGAGAAGTACGATTCGTAACCGGAATAATATTCCTGGGTCCAAGATGATGGATTACTGTCTTCATCTGTTCTGCGTCTCGTGCTCCCTGTGCCAGGAAGCAGCTGAGTTGAAGTCTAACGTTGTTCAGCCAGGACCGGCAGAAGTTATAGTACGAAGTTAA